From the Brassica napus cultivar Da-Ae chromosome A8, Da-Ae, whole genome shotgun sequence genome, one window contains:
- the LOC106358782 gene encoding uncharacterized protein LOC106358782, translated as MDKALLALSLKDDEDTPFNLPDLPQFYASERNACSIIGRLLNPEFQNMANLILDMPRKWQKVNRVRGIALTKERFQFIFSHDHDLQDVLDKGMQTYNDWGLALERWVARPPNGYLQFVSIWVRISNIPVNHYTVPAITELGELIGHVELVAFDPEKSQRQDYVRVKIRIDVSKSLKKSRTLNLPGGDQTTIFYFYEKVQKRCTYCQRLTHAKPRCPFLINNPDMQQASASIQHHPHSSKTKPFLSEDDPLFGVLKEDQVGFNPISGRPRIDPEVLQEMRNYLLASSKEDRHIREQRVIFSVKEAEQNPISQRTMLQLVPPPIITTDINKGKGIVYDFEKNLFNSKTASSSPQIPKLMQSAISAGQTLVNSTTNVFCRLSMTNTPSSSNQKQLPSVPFVEFSSSTTEKEKAKRKPGRYKRIPASQRKNSKSATKNQHSTTADHGLKKKRKAEDDLAGASKIAKRIASETVPMEGPSKA; from the coding sequence ATGGATAAAGCTCTTTTAGCTCTTTCTTTAAAAGATGATGAAGATACACCTTTCAATCTTCCAGACCTTCCTCAGTTTTATGCTTCAGAAAGGAATGCATGCAGCATTATTGGCCGTCTTCTCAACCCTGAATTTCAAAACATGGCCAACCTTATTCTCGATATGCCGAGGAAATGGCAAAAAGTGAATCGGGTGAGAGGAATTGCTCTTACAAAGGAAAGATTCCAGTTCATCTTCTCTCATGACCATGACCTTCAAGACGTTCTGGACAAAGGCATGCAAACCTATAATGATTGGGGTTTGGCTTTAGAAAGATGGGTAGCAAGGCCTCCGAATGGATATCTCCAGTTTGTCTCAATCTGGGTTAGGATCAGCAACATCCCAGTCAATCACTACACGGTTCCTGCAATAACAGAACTCGGAGAGCTGATCGGACATGTGGAGCTTGTAGCTTTCGATCCTGAAAAATCTCAGCGGCAGGATTACGTTCGAGTCAAGATACGCATCGATGTCTCCAAATCTCTTAAGAAATCAAGAACTCTGAATCTTCCTGGAGGAGATCAAACGACTATCTTCTACTTTTATGAAAAAGTCCAGAAAAGGTGTACTTATTGTCAGAGACTCACACATGCAAAACCAAGATGTCCTTTTCTCATCAATAATCCAGACATGCAACAGGCTTCAGCAAGTATTCAACATCATCCTCACTCTTCAAAGACTAAGCCTTTCTTATCAGAGGACGATCCTCTGTTTGGAGTTTTAAAGGAGGATCAAGTGGGTTTTAACCCTATCTCTGGGCGTCCTCGCATCGATCCTGAAGTTCTTCAAGAAATGCGTAACTACCTTCTTGCTTCAAGTAAGGAAGATAGACATATCAGAGAGCAAAGGGTTATCTTCTCAGTCAAGGAAGCTGAACAAAATCCTATCTCTCAAAGGACGATGTTACAACTGGTTCCGCCTCCGATCATCACAACAGACATCAACAAAGGCAAAGGAATTGTCtatgattttgaaaaaaatctttTCAACTCCAAGACCGCAAGCTCTTCTCCTCAGATTCCTAAATTGATGCAATCGGCAATCTCAGCAGGGCAGACTCTGGTTAACTCTACAACTAATGTGTTCTGTCGGCTCTCAATGACAAATACTCCTAGCTCCTCCAATCAGAAACAACTACCCTCGGTTCCTTTTGTTGAATTCTCGAGTTCGACAACAGAAAAGGAAAAAGCCAAGAGGAAGCCGGGAAGGTACAAAAGGATTCCAGCATCGCAAAGGAAAAATTCGAAGTCAGCAACAAAGAATCAACACTCTACGACTGCTGATCATGGTCTTAAGAAGAAACGTAAGGCGGAAGATGATTTGGCCGGTGCATCCAAGATTGCTAAGCGCATTGCATCAGAGACGGTCCCAATGGAGGGACCGTCCAAAGCTTAA
- the LOC106360622 gene encoding myrosinase MA1, with amino-acid sequence MKHLGLILAFLLALATCKADEEITCEENLPFKCSQPDRLNSSSFEKDFIFGVASSAYQIEGCLGRGLNVWDGFTHRYPNKSGPDHGNGDTTCDSFSYWQKDIDVLDELNATGYRFSIAWSRIIPRGKRSRGVNKDGINYYHGLIDGLIDKGITPFVTLFHWDLPQVLQDEYEGFLDPQIIHDFKDYANLCFQEFGHKVKNWLTINQLYTVPTRGYGAGSDAPGRCSPMVDPTCYAGNSSTEPYIVAHNQLLAHATVVDLYRKNYSHQGGKIGPVMITRWFLPYNDTDPDSIAATERMKEFFLGWFMGPLTNGTYPQIMIDTVGDRLPSFSPEESNLVKGSYDFLGLNYYVTQYAQPSPNPVHWANHTAMMDAGAKLTYINASNHYIGPLFEANSDETENSYYYPKGIYYVMDYFKTKYYNPLIYVTENGISTPGNETRDESMFDYKRIEYLCSHLCFLSKVIKEKHVNVKGYFAWSLGDNYEFDKGFTVRFGLSYIDWNNVTDRDLKLSGKWYQKFISPAIKNPLKKDFLRSSLTFEKNKKFADA; translated from the exons ATGAAGCATCTTGGGCTCATATTAGCTTTTCTACTAGCTCTGGCAACTTGCAAAGCTGATGAAGAAATAACTTGCGAAGAGAACCTGCCATTCAAATGTAGTCAACCTGATCGTCTCAACAGTAGCAGCTTCGAGAAAGACTTCATCTTCGGTGTTGCATCTTCTGCTTACCAG atTGAAGGTTGCCTAGGTCGTGGACTTAACGTTTGGGATGGTTTCACACACCGATACCCAA ATAAATCAGGACCCGATCATGGAAATGGAGACACTACTTGTGACTCATTTTCATACTGGCAG AAAGATATAGATGTGCTGGACGAACTCAACGCTACTGGTTACAGATTCTCCATTGCGTGGTCAAGAATCATTCCAA GAGGAAAGAGGAGCAGGGGAGTAAACAAAGATGGTATTAACTACTACCACGGACTCATAGATGGACTCATCGACAAGGGCATAACACCTTTCGTTACGCTCTTTCACTGGGACCTTCCTCAAGTACTACAAGATGAATATGAAGGTTTTTTGGACCCCCAGATCAT ACACGATTTCAAAGATTACGCGAATCTGTGTTTCCAAGAATTTGGTCATAAAGTAAAGAACTGGCTCACGATCAACCAGCTCTACACAGTGCCTACGAGAGGCTACGGAGCAGGATCAGATGCACCCGGTAGATGTTCTCCAATGGTTGATCCTACCTGTTACGCCGGTAATTCTTCAACTGAACCCTATATCGTTGCACATAACCAGCTTCTCGCTCATGCCACGGTGGTCGATCTTTACAGGAAAAATTATTCG CATCAAGGAGGTAAGATTGGACCTGTGATGATAACTAGATGGTTTCTTCCATATAATGACACTGATCCAGACAGCATAGCTGCAACCGAGAGGATGAAAGAATTCTTCTTGGGATG GTTCATGGGCCCGCTAACAAATGGAACATACCCTCAAATCATGATAGACACTGTGGGTGATCGGCTTCCATCGTTCTCTCCGGAAGAATCCAACCTCGTAAAGGGTTCATATGATTTTCTTGGTCTCAACTATTATGTCACTCAGTATGCCCAACCAAGCCCTAATCCAGTTCATTGGGCTAATCACACTGCCATGATGGACGCAGGCGCAAAGCTCACAT ATATCAATGCAAGTAATCATTACATTGGTCCACTG TTCGAGGCAAACAGTGACGAAACCGAAAACTCCTATTACTACCCTAAAGGCATTTATTACGTAATGGACTACTTCAAAACCAAGTACTATAACCCGTTAATCTATGTCACTGAGAATG GAATCAGTACCCCCGGTAATGAAACGCGTGATGAGTCTATGTTCGATTACAAGCGCATCGAATATCTCTGCAGCCATCTCTGTTTTCTCAGTAAAGTCATCAA GGAGAAGCATGTCAACGTGAAAGGATACTTTGCGTGGTCTCTTGGGGATAATTATGAATTCGACAAAGGATTTACCGTCAGATTCGGACTCAGTTACATTGATTGGAATAATGTCACTGACAGAGACCTCAAACTTTCTGGAAAATGGTATCAGAAGTTCATAAGCCCTGCCATCAAGAACCCTCTGAAGAAAGATTTTCTCCGCTCCAGCCTCACCTTCGAGAAGAATAAGAAGTTCGCAGATGCATAA